A single Sphingomonas sp. IW22 DNA region contains:
- a CDS encoding ribonucleotide-diphosphate reductase subunit beta, with protein MSLTEARKQYKPFEYPWAYEYWKRQQQLHWLPEEVPLGEDCRDWAQKLSEHERNLLTQIFRFFTQADVEVQDCYHEKYGRVFKPTEVKMMLTAFSNMETVHIAAYSHLLDTIGMPESEYGAFLEYGELKDKHDYLQQFGVDSDEDIARTLAMFGGFTEGVQLFASFAMLMNFPRFNKMKGMGQIVSWSVRDESLHCEGIIRLFHAFTKERDCLTKTVKDDIADVCQTTIRLEDAFIDLAFEMGPVNGMTAKDIKKYIRYIADWRMSQLGLKPIYMIDEHPIPWLTPLLNGVEHANFFETRATEYSKGATRGNWNDVWDSFDKRKKVNDAAPANEDADALGDMFAQAGVAAE; from the coding sequence ATGTCGCTGACCGAAGCCCGCAAGCAGTACAAGCCGTTCGAATACCCCTGGGCCTATGAATATTGGAAGCGCCAGCAGCAGCTTCACTGGCTGCCCGAAGAAGTGCCGTTGGGCGAGGATTGCCGCGACTGGGCGCAGAAGCTGTCCGAGCATGAACGCAACCTGCTGACCCAGATCTTCCGCTTCTTTACGCAAGCCGATGTCGAGGTGCAGGACTGTTACCACGAAAAATATGGCCGCGTGTTCAAGCCGACCGAGGTCAAGATGATGCTGACCGCGTTCAGCAACATGGAGACCGTGCATATTGCGGCATATAGCCACCTGCTCGACACCATTGGCATGCCGGAAAGCGAATATGGCGCGTTCCTCGAATATGGCGAGCTGAAGGACAAGCACGATTATCTTCAGCAGTTCGGCGTCGATTCGGATGAGGACATTGCGCGCACGCTGGCAATGTTCGGCGGTTTCACCGAGGGGGTTCAGCTGTTCGCGTCGTTCGCGATGCTGATGAACTTCCCGCGCTTCAACAAGATGAAGGGCATGGGCCAGATCGTGTCATGGTCGGTGCGCGATGAAAGCCTGCACTGCGAAGGCATCATCCGTCTGTTCCACGCCTTCACCAAGGAGCGCGACTGCCTGACCAAAACGGTCAAGGACGATATCGCCGATGTGTGCCAGACGACGATCCGGCTGGAGGACGCATTCATCGACCTGGCGTTCGAAATGGGCCCGGTGAACGGCATGACGGCCAAGGATATCAAGAAGTATATCCGCTACATCGCCGATTGGCGGATGAGCCAGCTGGGCCTGAAGCCGATCTACATGATCGACGAACATCCCATCCCGTGGCTGACCCCGCTGCTGAACGGTGTCGAGCACGCCAATTTCTTTGAAACGCGCGCGACCGAATATTCCAAGGGCGCCACGCGCGGAAATTGGAATGATGTGTGGGACAGCTTTGACAAGCGTAAAAAGGTAAACGATGCTGCACCTGCGAACGAAGACGCAGATGCGCTGGGCGATATGTTTGCTCAGGCAGGTGTCGCAGCGGAGTAA
- the nhaA gene encoding Na+/H+ antiporter NhaA, whose product MPTRLVGRSRSALRSFLHSEAMGGIVLIAAALAAMVVANLPATSEGYFHLLHMTTGPELSPKYGPMTLHLWINDALMAIFFMLVGLEIKRELIDGRLASWDRRRLPVAAAAAGMIVPALVYLAVVAPDPALTPGWAIPAATDIAFAIGVLALLGKQAPASLKLFLTTVAIVDDMGAVVVIAVVYTAGIGWGWLAASFGVLALMFLLNRRGVLSLWPYLLLTLPLWLFVFKSGVHATVAGVLAAMAIPIVKSPAAPDAIHSPLHRLEHMLHSPVAFVIVPLFGFANAGVSFAGLSPAILLEPLPLAIMLGLFAGKQIGIFSAVWISDKTGFAPCPRATWRQVWGVSMLAGIGFTMSLFIGGLAFPGNELLIDEVKIGVLVGSIISAAVGFLLLRTARPIADEPERIADAADHA is encoded by the coding sequence ATGCCGACCCGACTGGTGGGGCGTTCACGTTCGGCGCTTCGCAGCTTCCTTCACAGCGAGGCGATGGGCGGGATCGTGCTGATCGCCGCCGCGCTGGCAGCAATGGTGGTCGCCAACCTGCCCGCGACGAGCGAAGGCTATTTCCACCTTCTGCACATGACCACGGGTCCGGAACTCAGCCCCAAATACGGGCCGATGACGCTGCATCTGTGGATCAACGATGCACTGATGGCGATCTTTTTCATGCTGGTCGGGCTTGAGATCAAGCGCGAGCTGATCGACGGCCGGCTCGCCAGCTGGGATCGGCGGCGGCTGCCCGTGGCAGCGGCAGCGGCGGGCATGATCGTGCCGGCGCTGGTCTATCTCGCGGTGGTCGCGCCCGACCCCGCGCTGACGCCGGGCTGGGCGATCCCGGCGGCGACCGACATCGCCTTTGCCATCGGCGTGCTGGCGTTGCTGGGCAAACAGGCGCCCGCCTCGCTCAAGCTGTTCCTGACCACGGTCGCCATCGTCGACGATATGGGCGCGGTAGTGGTCATCGCAGTCGTCTATACCGCCGGGATCGGTTGGGGTTGGCTGGCGGCGTCCTTTGGTGTGCTGGCGCTCATGTTCCTGCTGAACCGGCGGGGCGTGCTGTCGCTGTGGCCCTATCTGCTGCTGACGCTGCCGCTGTGGCTGTTCGTGTTCAAATCGGGCGTGCATGCGACCGTCGCCGGCGTGCTGGCGGCAATGGCAATCCCGATCGTCAAATCGCCCGCCGCGCCGGATGCCATACACTCGCCGCTTCACCGGTTGGAGCATATGCTCCACTCCCCCGTGGCATTCGTGATCGTGCCGCTGTTCGGCTTTGCCAATGCGGGCGTTTCGTTCGCGGGGCTCAGCCCTGCGATTCTGCTGGAGCCGCTGCCGCTGGCGATCATGCTGGGCCTGTTCGCGGGTAAGCAGATCGGCATCTTCTCCGCCGTGTGGATTTCGGACAAGACCGGCTTTGCCCCCTGCCCGCGCGCGACATGGCGACAGGTTTGGGGCGTATCGATGCTGGCGGGCATCGGCTTTACGATGAGCCTGTTCATTGGCGGACTTGCCTTCCCCGGCAATGAATTGCTGATCGACGAGGTGAAGATCGGCGTTCTGGTCGGATCGATCATCTCCGCTGCGGTCGGCTTCCTCCTGCTGCGCACCGCGCGGCCCATCGCGGACGAGCCGGAACGGATCGCCGACGCCGCCGATCACGCATGA
- a CDS encoding DUF389 domain-containing protein: MRRDVNHAAVIEQVRDDAGWNGRYAFMILMSAGIAVLGLLLSSPAVVIGAMLISPLMGPIIGLGFGLATFDWPEIRTGATALALGIVLAVTFTALVVLLSPLQNVTDEIAARTRPNLFDLMVALFSALAGSYAVIHGRSGTVVGVAIATALMPPLAVVGFGLATQNWTVFGGSLLLFVTNLMTIALAAAVIARIHGFGAHLSPQHTLFQTVMVLGLLAALAVPLAVSLRQIAWESLFSRQAREVIADEFGGEARLSQVDIAYGRDPIRVTATVLTPRYNRNAERHAASVLRRRTGRPVAVSIEQYRVGTGAEAEAAQIANAAGQLSDRTGERLVEQLSIVSGAPRESILIDVEQRHAVVRAQPLPGASLETYRLLEQRVARTAPAWRIELVPPALDLPEIVIADEAPDAAALATVIWAAQRTGLPVTITGGEEGTTSVGEALQRAGLTIRVEDGTGTSVQPAWTTGDAE; encoded by the coding sequence ATGCGCCGCGATGTCAATCACGCGGCTGTAATCGAACAGGTCCGCGACGATGCGGGCTGGAATGGACGCTATGCGTTCATGATCCTGATGTCGGCGGGCATCGCGGTGCTGGGCCTGTTGCTATCCTCACCGGCGGTGGTGATCGGGGCAATGTTGATCTCCCCGCTGATGGGGCCGATCATCGGACTGGGCTTTGGTCTTGCGACCTTTGACTGGCCGGAGATCCGCACGGGCGCGACCGCGCTGGCGCTGGGCATCGTGCTGGCGGTGACGTTCACCGCGCTGGTCGTGCTGTTGTCGCCGCTCCAGAATGTGACCGACGAGATTGCGGCGCGTACGCGGCCCAACCTGTTCGACCTGATGGTGGCGCTGTTTTCGGCGCTGGCGGGCAGCTACGCCGTCATTCACGGCCGGTCAGGCACGGTCGTCGGCGTGGCCATCGCCACGGCATTGATGCCGCCGCTGGCGGTTGTCGGCTTTGGTCTGGCGACCCAGAACTGGACGGTCTTCGGCGGTTCGCTGCTGCTGTTTGTGACCAACCTGATGACGATCGCGCTGGCGGCCGCCGTGATTGCGCGCATCCACGGGTTCGGCGCCCATCTGTCGCCGCAGCATACCTTGTTCCAGACGGTGATGGTCCTGGGCCTGCTGGCGGCGCTTGCGGTTCCGCTGGCGGTGTCGTTGCGTCAGATTGCGTGGGAATCGCTGTTCTCACGTCAGGCGCGCGAAGTCATCGCCGATGAATTCGGTGGCGAGGCGCGGCTGAGCCAGGTCGATATCGCTTATGGCCGCGATCCCATCCGTGTGACCGCGACGGTGCTGACCCCGCGTTACAATCGCAATGCCGAACGTCATGCCGCGTCAGTTCTTCGCCGTCGCACAGGTCGCCCGGTCGCGGTGTCGATCGAGCAATATCGCGTGGGCACGGGCGCTGAGGCGGAAGCGGCGCAGATCGCGAACGCGGCGGGCCAGTTGAGCGACCGCACTGGTGAGCGGCTGGTCGAGCAACTGTCCATCGTATCGGGGGCGCCGCGCGAATCGATCCTGATCGATGTCGAGCAACGTCACGCCGTGGTCCGCGCACAGCCATTACCGGGCGCCTCGCTGGAGACCTATCGCCTGCTGGAGCAGCGCGTGGCGCGGACAGCCCCGGCGTGGCGCATCGAACTGGTGCCGCCTGCGCTCGACCTGCCGGAAATCGTCATCGCGGATGAAGCGCCCGATGCGGCGGCGCTGGCCACCGTCATCTGGGCGGCGCAGCGAACCGGCCTGCCGGTTACGATCACGGGCGGGGAGGAGGGGACGACTTCCGTGGGCGAGGCGCTTCAGCGCGCGGGCCTGACGATCCGGGTCGAGGATGGGACGGGAACATCGGTCCAGCCCGCCTGGACGACGGGTGATGCCGAATGA
- a CDS encoding DUF2171 domain-containing protein, protein MADLSNIREHMEVIGADGVHIGTVDRVEGDRIKLTKQDSGADIEGGGEGLHTDHHHFIPGGLVAEVEGDQVRLSANADVAITFEEEEGGEAL, encoded by the coding sequence ATGGCCGACCTCAGCAACATTCGCGAGCATATGGAAGTGATCGGCGCCGATGGCGTGCATATCGGCACCGTCGACCGGGTCGAGGGCGACCGCATCAAGCTGACCAAGCAGGACTCGGGCGCCGATATCGAAGGCGGCGGTGAGGGGCTGCATACCGACCATCACCATTTCATCCCCGGCGGTCTCGTTGCCGAGGTCGAGGGGGATCAGGTCCGGCTGTCGGCCAACGCCGATGTGGCAATCACGTTCGAAGAAGAAGAGGGCGGCGAGGCGCTCTGA
- a CDS encoding electron transfer flavoprotein subunit beta/FixA family protein, with product MKLLVPVKRVLDYNVKPRVKADGTGVDLANVKMSMNPFDEIAVEEAIRLKEKGVATEIVVVSIGEPKAQDTLRTALAMGADRAILVTVEGPVEPLAVAKILKGVVDEEAPQMVILGKQAIDDDANQTGQMLAALTGWAQGTFASKVQVEGEAVKVTREVDGGLETVSLKLPAIVTTDLRLNEPRYASLPNIMKAKSKPLANKTAADYGVDTTPRLTVVSVAEPGKRQAGVKVADVDELVMKLKAMGVAK from the coding sequence GTGAAGCTACTCGTGCCCGTCAAGCGCGTGCTTGACTATAACGTGAAGCCGCGCGTGAAAGCCGACGGCACCGGCGTCGACCTGGCCAACGTCAAGATGAGCATGAACCCCTTTGACGAAATCGCCGTCGAAGAGGCGATCCGCTTGAAGGAAAAGGGCGTTGCGACCGAGATCGTCGTCGTTTCGATCGGCGAGCCCAAGGCGCAGGACACGCTCAGGACCGCGCTGGCCATGGGCGCCGACCGTGCCATCCTGGTCACCGTCGAAGGTCCGGTCGAGCCGCTGGCCGTCGCCAAGATCCTGAAGGGCGTTGTCGACGAAGAAGCGCCGCAGATGGTGATCCTGGGTAAGCAGGCGATCGACGACGACGCCAACCAGACCGGCCAGATGCTGGCCGCGCTGACCGGCTGGGCGCAGGGCACCTTTGCCAGCAAGGTCCAGGTCGAGGGCGAGGCCGTGAAGGTCACGCGCGAAGTCGATGGCGGCTTGGAAACGGTCAGCCTGAAGCTGCCGGCGATCGTCACCACCGACCTTCGCCTGAACGAGCCGCGCTATGCCAGCCTGCCGAACATCATGAAGGCAAAGTCCAAGCCGCTGGCGAACAAGACCGCCGCCGATTACGGCGTCGACACCACGCCGCGTCTGACGGTCGTGTCGGTTGCCGAGCCGGGCAAGCGGCAGGCAGGGGTCAAGGTTGCCGATGTTGACGAACTGGTGATGAAGCTCAAGGCGATGGGAGTTGCCAAGTGA
- a CDS encoding electron transfer flavoprotein subunit alpha/FixB family protein, with the protein MKTLVWVEHDGQAVKDATLSAVTAASKLGEVHLLIAGQSVSGVADAAAKIAGVGKVHVADDAAYAHALAENVAPLVVSLMDSHDAFVAPATTTGKNIAPRVAALLDVMQLSDILSVEGPDTFTRPIYAGNAIATVKTADRKLVVTVRGTAFEKAAAEGGSGTVEAVTGAGDAGLSSFVGSEIAASARPELTSAKVIVSGGRALGSAEQFHELIEPLADKLGAGIGASRAAVDAGYAPNDYQVGQTGKIVAPEVYVAVGISGAIQHLAGMKDSKIIVAINKDEDAPIFQVADLGLVGDLFKLLPELTEKL; encoded by the coding sequence GTGAAGACGCTCGTCTGGGTCGAACATGACGGTCAGGCCGTCAAGGATGCCACGCTGTCAGCGGTGACCGCCGCGTCAAAGCTTGGCGAAGTGCATCTGCTGATCGCTGGTCAGAGCGTGTCGGGCGTTGCCGATGCCGCGGCGAAGATCGCCGGTGTGGGCAAGGTGCATGTGGCCGACGATGCCGCCTATGCTCATGCGCTGGCCGAAAATGTCGCGCCGCTGGTCGTCAGTCTGATGGACAGCCACGACGCCTTTGTCGCGCCGGCGACCACGACGGGCAAGAACATTGCTCCACGCGTCGCGGCGCTGCTGGACGTGATGCAGCTCTCCGACATTCTGTCGGTCGAAGGGCCGGACACGTTCACGCGTCCGATCTATGCCGGCAATGCCATCGCCACGGTGAAGACCGCCGACAGGAAGCTGGTCGTCACGGTTCGCGGCACTGCTTTTGAAAAGGCGGCGGCTGAGGGTGGTTCGGGCACGGTCGAGGCAGTGACGGGCGCGGGCGATGCCGGCCTGTCCAGCTTCGTCGGGTCCGAGATTGCCGCATCGGCGCGGCCTGAGCTGACCAGCGCCAAGGTGATCGTCTCCGGCGGTCGCGCGCTGGGTTCGGCGGAGCAGTTTCACGAGCTGATCGAGCCGCTGGCCGACAAGCTGGGCGCCGGCATCGGCGCGTCGCGCGCGGCGGTCGACGCGGGCTATGCCCCCAACGATTATCAGGTTGGGCAGACGGGCAAGATCGTTGCGCCCGAGGTCTATGTCGCGGTCGGTATCTCTGGTGCGATCCAGCATCTGGCGGGAATGAAGGATTCCAAGATCATCGTCGCCATCAACAAGGATGAGGACGCGCCGATTTTCCAGGTCGCGGACCTCGGCCTGGTAGGCGATCTGTTCAAGCTGCTGCCGGAGCTGACCGAAAAGCTCTGA
- a CDS encoding DUF2721 domain-containing protein: MEFVISTVAETIQIAIAPVFLLAGIAGLLNVLTGRLARVIDRARSLEQLHPRTTGPEHDRHVWELRRIDRRITVINLSISLVTASAIAICAVVALLFIAELSHLRIGTVVASAFIGSMVMLILGLVFFLIEVRMSLKASHIREELLERDRTRLDR; this comes from the coding sequence ATGGAGTTCGTCATTTCGACCGTCGCGGAAACCATCCAGATCGCAATCGCGCCGGTGTTCCTGCTCGCCGGGATCGCCGGGCTGTTGAACGTGCTGACCGGGCGACTGGCGCGGGTGATCGACCGGGCGCGTTCGCTCGAGCAGCTACATCCGCGCACCACTGGTCCCGAACATGATCGCCACGTCTGGGAATTGCGGCGCATCGACCGGCGGATCACGGTCATCAACCTGTCGATTTCGCTGGTGACCGCATCGGCGATCGCCATCTGCGCGGTCGTTGCATTGCTGTTCATCGCGGAATTATCACACCTGCGGATCGGCACCGTCGTGGCCAGCGCGTTCATCGGTTCGATGGTCATGCTGATCCTGGGACTGGTCTTTTTCCTGATCGAAGTGCGTATGTCGCTGAAGGCGTCGCATATTCGGGAGGAGTTGCTGGAGCGCGACCGCACACGGCTGGACCGGTGA
- a CDS encoding amidase codes for MSAERTTRAYLDRIEAMNHKGPRLNAVIAVAPDAIEQARRLDAERKAGRVRGALHGLPVLIKDNIDTRELPTTAGSLALANNMTGRDAPVVARLRDAGIVMLGKANLSEWANIRSSDSMSGWSAAGGLVRNPYALDRTACGSSSGTGAAIAAGFAWAGVGTETDGSVVCPSAINGLVGMKPTLGLVSRTHVVPISHSQDTPGPMARSVRDAAMLLGAMAGSDPADAATADADAHRVDYAARLNPAVLKGMRVGVLRPARLSSDMSARFDAALALLRGAGAVLVDVKRPDTEGMGAAEFDVLKMELKSDLADYLATTPGTVKVRTLADVIAFNRTNAATEMPFFGQDIFEAAEKTGGTADPGYRPAREKSKALATQALDTMLADVRLIVTPSYGAAWLSDPVHGDQVSGPSASGLPAISGYPHLTVPMGLLDDLPVGLSFIGAKWSEQLLFDAGAGFEAARGAFPAPRYAPSADAGPGLDPVR; via the coding sequence ATGTCTGCGGAGCGCACAACGCGCGCCTATCTCGACCGGATCGAGGCAATGAATCACAAGGGCCCGCGGCTAAATGCGGTGATCGCCGTGGCACCCGACGCAATCGAGCAGGCGCGACGTCTGGATGCGGAGCGCAAGGCGGGCCGAGTGCGCGGCGCGCTGCATGGGCTGCCCGTCCTCATCAAGGACAATATCGACACGCGCGAATTGCCCACTACGGCGGGCAGCCTGGCGCTGGCGAACAACATGACGGGTCGCGACGCACCCGTCGTTGCGCGCCTGCGTGACGCGGGGATCGTCATGCTGGGCAAGGCCAACCTGTCCGAATGGGCCAATATCCGATCGTCCGATTCGATGAGTGGATGGAGCGCGGCGGGCGGCCTGGTCCGCAATCCCTATGCGCTCGACCGCACGGCATGCGGATCCTCCAGCGGCACGGGTGCGGCGATCGCGGCTGGCTTTGCCTGGGCCGGGGTGGGGACCGAAACCGATGGCTCGGTCGTCTGCCCCTCGGCCATCAACGGCCTTGTCGGCATGAAGCCGACGCTGGGGCTGGTCAGCCGTACGCATGTCGTGCCGATCAGCCACAGTCAGGACACGCCCGGCCCGATGGCGCGCAGCGTCCGCGACGCCGCGATGCTGCTCGGTGCCATGGCGGGCAGCGATCCCGCCGACGCCGCGACCGCCGATGCGGATGCCCATCGCGTTGACTATGCCGCGCGGCTGAACCCGGCAGTGCTGAAGGGCATGCGGGTCGGTGTGCTGCGCCCGGCGCGCCTGTCGAGCGACATGAGCGCACGATTCGACGCGGCGCTGGCACTTTTGCGCGGCGCGGGTGCGGTACTGGTCGACGTAAAGCGGCCTGATACCGAGGGCATGGGCGCCGCGGAGTTCGACGTACTCAAGATGGAGCTGAAGTCCGATCTGGCCGATTATCTGGCGACCACGCCGGGCACGGTGAAGGTCCGCACGCTGGCCGACGTCATCGCCTTCAACCGCACCAATGCCGCGACGGAAATGCCCTTCTTTGGACAGGATATCTTCGAGGCGGCGGAAAAGACCGGCGGTACCGCCGACCCCGGCTATCGCCCCGCGCGGGAGAAGTCCAAGGCACTGGCGACGCAGGCGCTGGACACGATGCTGGCCGACGTCCGGCTGATCGTGACTCCCAGCTATGGCGCGGCTTGGCTGTCGGACCCGGTGCATGGCGATCAGGTGAGTGGCCCGTCGGCCAGCGGCCTGCCCGCGATTTCGGGCTATCCGCATCTGACGGTGCCGATGGGGCTGCTCGACGATCTGCCCGTCGGCCTGTCGTTTATCGGCGCGAAATGGAGCGAGCAGTTGCTGTTCGATGCAGGTGCCGGGTTCGAGGCGGCGCGCGGTGCCTTTCCCGCGCCGCGTTATGCGCCGTCGGCCGATGCCGGGCCGGGACTAGACCCGGTGCGGTAA
- a CDS encoding DUF4345 domain-containing protein, whose product MTGGRRALQLSVAAASLVPLSVATISLLRGPIWLGQAAPIATDLDSHFRYLSGIFLALGIAFASCIPAIERKGPRFRLLAAMVVAGGIGRAWSAYQVGGPSAGHIAGLAIELGLVPALVLWQAIVAVRYRTGSSPGPASADGA is encoded by the coding sequence GTGACGGGCGGGCGGCGGGCGCTGCAACTGTCGGTTGCCGCGGCCAGCCTGGTACCGCTGTCGGTCGCCACGATCAGCTTGCTGCGCGGCCCCATATGGCTGGGACAGGCAGCGCCGATCGCGACCGATCTGGACAGCCATTTCCGTTATCTGTCGGGTATCTTTCTTGCCCTAGGCATCGCCTTTGCCAGCTGCATTCCCGCCATTGAGCGCAAGGGCCCGCGCTTTCGGCTGCTCGCGGCGATGGTCGTTGCCGGCGGAATCGGAAGGGCCTGGAGCGCGTATCAGGTCGGCGGACCATCGGCGGGGCACATAGCCGGACTCGCAATCGAGCTGGGCCTGGTCCCCGCACTGGTCCTTTGGCAAGCGATCGTCGCCGTGCGTTACCGCACCGGGTCTAGTCCCGGCCCGGCATCGGCCGACGGCGCATAA
- the sucC gene encoding ADP-forming succinate--CoA ligase subunit beta → MNIHEYQAKELLAKFGVPVPAGFAALSVEEAVEASKKLPGPLYVVKAQIHAGGRGKGKFKELGPDAKGGVRLAKTEDDVRHAATEMLGNTLVTIQTGDAGKQVNRLYVTDGVDIAKEFYLALLVNRATGRVSMVASTEGGMDIETVAHDTPEKIHSIDIDTATGFMPHHGRAVAAALELTGDLAKQAANVASKLYDAFLGTDAEQIEINPLAVTDDGKLMVLDAKVGFDGNALFRHKDLVELRDETEEDPMELEASKYDLAYIKLDGNIGCMVNGAGLAMATMDIIKLNGAFPANFLDVGGGASKEKVTAAFKIILSDPAVEGILVNIFGGIMKCDIIADGIVAAAREVNLSVPLVVRLEGTNVQQGKDILANSGLPIVPANDLGDAAKKIVAEVKKVA, encoded by the coding sequence ATGAATATCCATGAATATCAGGCCAAGGAACTGCTCGCCAAGTTCGGCGTGCCCGTACCCGCCGGCTTTGCCGCCCTCAGCGTCGAAGAAGCGGTCGAGGCATCCAAGAAGCTGCCCGGACCGCTCTATGTCGTGAAAGCACAGATTCATGCTGGCGGCCGCGGCAAGGGCAAGTTCAAGGAACTCGGCCCCGACGCCAAGGGCGGCGTTCGCCTTGCCAAGACCGAGGACGATGTTCGCCACGCGGCCACCGAAATGCTCGGTAACACGCTGGTCACGATCCAGACGGGCGACGCCGGCAAGCAGGTCAACCGCCTGTACGTGACCGACGGCGTCGACATCGCCAAGGAATTCTATCTGGCGCTGCTGGTCAACCGCGCGACCGGCCGGGTGTCGATGGTTGCCTCGACCGAAGGCGGCATGGACATCGAAACCGTCGCGCATGACACGCCGGAAAAGATCCACTCGATCGACATCGACACCGCCACCGGCTTTATGCCGCATCACGGCCGCGCCGTGGCTGCTGCGCTGGAACTGACCGGCGACCTTGCCAAGCAGGCCGCGAATGTCGCGTCCAAGCTGTATGACGCGTTCCTCGGCACCGACGCCGAGCAGATCGAGATCAATCCGCTGGCCGTTACCGACGATGGCAAGCTGATGGTCCTGGACGCCAAGGTCGGCTTCGACGGCAACGCGCTGTTCCGTCACAAGGATCTGGTCGAACTGCGCGACGAGACTGAAGAAGATCCGATGGAACTGGAAGCGTCGAAGTACGACCTCGCTTACATCAAGCTGGACGGCAACATCGGCTGCATGGTCAACGGCGCGGGCCTGGCGATGGCGACGATGGACATCATCAAGCTGAACGGCGCATTCCCGGCCAACTTCCTCGACGTCGGCGGCGGCGCTTCGAAGGAAAAGGTGACCGCGGCGTTCAAGATCATCCTGAGCGACCCCGCGGTCGAGGGTATCCTGGTCAATATCTTTGGCGGGATCATGAAGTGCGACATCATCGCCGACGGCATCGTCGCCGCTGCGCGTGAAGTGAACCTGTCGGTGCCGCTGGTCGTCCGTCTTGAGGGCACCAACGTCCAGCAGGGCAAGGACATCCTGGCCAATTCGGGTCTGCCGATCGTCCCGGCCAACGATCTGGGCGACGCCGCCAAGAAGATCGTGGCCGAGGTCAAGAAAGTCGCCTGA